A window from Triticum aestivum cultivar Chinese Spring chromosome 6D, IWGSC CS RefSeq v2.1, whole genome shotgun sequence encodes these proteins:
- the LOC123142887 gene encoding putative receptor-like protein kinase At3g47110, with protein MGLLIEPLLLAIIFLACSAGSATSMAPVSLSTFETSTSNTTDHLALMSFKSFIRSDPSQALASWGTGNLSVPLCRWRGVTCGVVALDLPELGLHGTVATELGNLTYLRRLHLPGSNLHGVLPPELGRLPDLSHLNLSDNSFQGRIPASLSNCTRLERLMLFNNSFQGDIPQELCLLRNLKVLNLGTNTLTGSILSGIGGLTNLIFLNLEINNLTGQIPQEIGGLVKLVKVGLGMNLLTGSIPASFGNLSSLYFLSLYSAQLTGSIPPLQNLSSLEVLELSKNYLKGSIPAWLGNLSSLGLINFDGNHLTGHIPYSLGNLPLLHVLSVSNNNFSGPIPQSLGNLGALIGLHLDHNELEGPFPLSLLNISTLAVLDLQYNNLSGSIPHSIGNKLPNIQQLLTSVNQFHGIIPPSLCNASMLQWIQGVNNFFSGTIPECLGIHQKDLTVVTFAENQLETSNDYDWGFISSLTNCSSLLLLDVGDNKLRGELPNTVGNLSTQLQYFVTNMNYITGKIPEGIGNLVNLEFIEMNNNLFEGTIPASFGKLKKLNQLYLTNNNLSGTIPLSFGNLQMLTVLSLGGNALSGPIPPNLSNCPLEKLDLDSNHLTGSVPKEIFSISTLSDYLHLGHNFLTGSISPEVGNLKNLAFLDISNNKIFGEIPSSIGDCQSLEYLNTSGNYLGGKIPQSLDRLTGLLMLNLSHNNLSGSIPKFLGTMKGLATLDLSFNNLDGEVPTSGVFANATSASVVGNAGLCNGIPQLKLPPCSSSTTKIQSQKVVIIISICGAVVFMALVFAVSAFYHRRRKMKSNMQTILINEQYMRVSYAELVGATNGFASENLIGAGSFGSVYMGTMRINDQQVVAAVKVLNLAQRGASQSFVAECETLRCVRHRNLVKILTVCSSIDYQGHDFKALIYEFLPNGNLDKWLHQQPTEDGEDMGLDLRMRLQIAIDVAYSLEYLHQHKPVPIIHCDLKPSNVLLDGEMVAHVGDFGLARFLHQDSDISTGWASMRGTLGYAAPEYGLGNEVSIQGDVYSYGILLLEMFTGKRPTESKFGEAIGLRKYVQMALEGRAANVIDSYLLPEIEDCEGSTSESDWTSRDMSIACISSIMHIGVSCSAEMPMDRLQIGNALKELQKIREKFHKELLGEGEPSN; from the exons ATGGGGCTACTCATTGAGCCTCTCTTGCTCGCCATCATCTTCCTTGCATGCTCTGCTGGTTCGGCCACTTCCATGGCACCGGTTTCATTGTCCACTTTTGAAACCTCCACCAGCAACACCACTGACCACCTTGCCCTTATGTCATTCAAGTCGTTCATAAGGAGTGACCCGTCACAGGCCCTGGCGTCTTGGGGCACAGGCAACCTATCTGTTCCGTTGTGCCGATGGCGCGGCGTAACGTGCGGCGTTGTGGCGTTGGACCTCCCCGAGCTTGGCCTTCACGGCACCGTCGCTACCGAACTTGGTAACCTCACCTACTTGAGGCGTCTCCATCTCCCCGGAAGCAACCTGCACGGCGTCCTACCGCCGGAGCTCGGCCGCCTTCCAGACCTCAGCCACCTGAACCTCTCCGACAACTCCTTCCAAGGGAGGATTCCGGCGTCACTTTCGAACTGCACCCGTCTTGAGCGCCTTATGCTCTTCAACAACAGCTTTCAAGGTGATATACCGCAGGAGCTCTGCTTGCTGCGTAATCTCAAGGTACTCAATCTTGGTACAAACACTCTTACAGGAAGTATCCTGTCGGGAATTGGGGGTCTCACGAACCTAATATTTCTCAACTTGGAAATCAACAACCTTACTGGACAAATCCCGCAGGAGATAGGAGGTCTTGTTAAACTCGTTAAAGTTGGTCTAGGTATGAATCTGCTGACCGGCTCTATCCCTGCCTCATTTGGAAACCTTTCATCCCTATATTTCCTTAGTTTATATTCAGCTCAGCTAACAGGAAGCATACCACCCCTGCAAAATCTTTCATCTCTCGAGGTCCTCGAGTTAAGCAAAAACTACCTCAAGGGAAGCATCCCGGCTTGGTTGGGAAATCTCTCATCTCTTGGATTAATTAATTTTGATGGAAACCACCTCACAGGACACATCCCATATTCATTAGGTAACCTTCCGTTGCTCCATGTCCTTAGCGTTTCAAATAACAACTTTTCAGGTCCCATACCACAATCACTTGGAAACCTTGGTGCCTTAATAGGCCTTCATCTAGATCACAATGAACTGGAAGGCCCTTTTCCTCTTTCACTACTCAACATTTCCACTCTTGCGGTTCTAGACTTGCAATATAATAATCTTAGTGGATCTATCCCACATAGCATCGGCAATAAGCTTCCAAATATACAACAACTTCTAACAAGTGTCAATCAATTTCATGGAATAATTCCACCATCCCTGTGCAATGCCTCTATGCTTCAATGGATCCAAGGAGTAAATAACTTCTTTTCAGGAACTATTCCAGAGTGTCTAGGAATTCACCAAAAGGACTTGACAGTTGTGACTTTTGCAGAGAATCAGCTTGAAACAAGTAATGATTATGATTGGGGCTTCATATCTAGCCTGACAAATTGCAGTAGTTTGTTGTTATTAGATGTGGGAGACAACAAGCTAAGAGGTGAGCTACCAAATACTGTTGGAAATCTTTCCACACAGCTGCAGTATTTCGTCACCAATATGAACTACATAACTGGAAAAATACCTGAAGGAATAGGGAATCTAGTTAACTTGGAATTCATTGAGATGAACAACAACCTTTTTGAGGGCACAATTCCGGCCTCATTTGGTAAACTCAAGAAGCTGAATCAGTTATACCTCACAAACAACAATCTTTCAGGAACCATTCCCTTAAGTTTCGGCAATCTTCAAATGCTAACTGTACTTAGTCTTGGAGGCAATGCACTCAGTGGACCAATACCTCCCAATCTAAGCAATTGTCCTTTGGAAAAGTTGGATCTCGATTCTAACCATCTCACTGGTTCAGTACCTAAAGAAATATTTTCCATCTCTACGTTGTCTGATTATCTGCATTTAGGACACAACTTTTTAACTGGCAGTATATCACCTGAAGTGGGAAATCTAAAAAACCTTGCGTTCCTTGACATATCTAATAATAAGATTTTTGGAGAGATCCCATCCTCCATTGGTGACTGCCAGAGCCTGGAGTATCTCAATACATCTGGAAACTACCTAGGAGGAAAAATTCCACAGTCACTAGACCGGCTGACAGGTCTCCTGATGCTTAATCTTTCTCACAATAACTTGTCTGGCAGCATCCCTAAGTTTTTAGGGACCATGAAAGGGCTTGCTACTTTGGATCTCTCATTCAACAACTTGGATGGTGAAGTTCCAACCAGCGGCGTATTTGCCAATGCAACTTCTGCCTCAGTTGTGGGAAATGCTGGGTTGTGTAACGGAATCCCTCAACTGAAGTTGCCACCTTGCTCCAGCAGCACCACCAAGATCCAATCTCAGAAAGTTGTCATCATAATCTCGATATGCGGTGCAGTTGTATTTATGGCATTAGTATTTGCAGTATCTGCATTTTACCATAGGAGAAGAAAAATGAAATCAAACATGCAAACAATACTCATCAATGAACAATATATGAGGGTTTCTTATGCAGAACTAGTCGGCGCAACAAATGGTTTTGCTTCCGAGAACCTCATCGGAGCAGGAAGCTTCGGCTCAGTGTACATGGGAACAATGAGGATCAATGACCAGCAAGTAGTTGCCGCTGTGAAGGTGCTCAACCTCGCACAGCGTGGTGCATCTCAAAGTTTTGTTGCGGAATGTGAGACCTTGAGATGTGTTCGACACAGGAATCTTGTGAAGATATTAACAGTGTGCTCAAGTATTGATTATCAAGGTCATGACTTCAAGGCCCTTATCTACGAGTTTCTGCCAAATGGAAACTTGGACAAATGGCTGCACCAACAACCAACGGAAGATGGTGAAGATATGGGACTAGATCTCCGGATGAGACTGCAAATTGCAATTGATGTAGCATATTCACTCGAGTATCTTCACCAACATAAGCCAGTGCCAATTATTCACTGTGATCTTAAGCctagcaatgttctcctcgatggtGAAATGGTTGCTCATGTTGGCGATTTTGGGCTCGCAAGGTTTCTGCATCAAGATTCAGACATATCAACTGGCTGGGCATCAATGAGAGGCACACTTGGCTATGCTGCTCCAG AGTATGGGCTGGGCAATGAAGTCTCAATCCAGGGTGATGTGTACAGCTATGGCATACTATTGCTGGAGATGTTCACTGGGAAAAGGCCAACAGAAAGCAAATTTGGAGAAGCCATTGGCCTTCGCAAGTATGTCCAAATGGCATTGGAAGGCAGAGCAGCTAATGTCATAGATAGTTACTTACTACCAGAGATAGAAGATTGTGAAGGAAGCACTTCAGAGTCCGACTGGACAAGTAGAGACATGAGCATTGCTTGCATCTCTTCGATTATGCACATTGGAGTATCCTGTTCAGCAGAGATGCCAATGGATCGCTTGCAGATTGGAAATGCTCTGAAAGAGCTGCAGAAAATAAGAGAAAAATTTCACAAGGAGTTGCTCGGCGAAGGAGAGCCCAGCAATTGA